In Toxoplasma gondii ME49 chromosome VIII, whole genome shotgun sequence, a single genomic region encodes these proteins:
- a CDS encoding hypothetical protein (encoded by transcript TGME49_231160), which yields MASETPAAPVLGEEQQVPATQESASAAPHVEGQEAAAPVAQETVMQAGSPYRVVGTGELSDPTAVQVAAVKQQQAMYTGFGLPYALNSPSAMAVTPGMAPRISHPQTPLYQYPGAPGAIPLTTSFYNGPTSVSGPCYYDPYGMLNPAACFAPVPLSDTDPSAAAKKISKSSKSRGFCC from the exons ATGGCATCCGAGACGCCCGCCGCCCCCGTCCTCGGAGAGGAACAGCAGGTGCCCGCCACCCAAGAAAGCGCCTCTGCCGCGCCACACGTGGAAGGCCAGGAGGCCGCTGCGCCGGTGGCTCAGGAAACCGTCATGCAGGCAGGTTCTCCCTACCGCGTTGTCGGAACTGGCGAGCTCTCCGACCCGACAGCTGTCCAGGTTGCTGCAGTTAAGCAGCAACAGGCTATGTACACCGGATTCGGCCTCCCGTATGCCCTCAACTCCCCCTCTGCCATG GCAGTGACTCCTGGAATGGCTCCGCGCATAAGCCACCCTCAAACGCCTCTGTACCAGTACCCAGGCGCGCCGGGCGCCATTCCTTTGACAACTTCTTTCTACAATGGCCCTACCAGCGTCAGCGGCCCTTGCTACTACGATCCCTACGGCATGCTCAACCCCGCTGCGTGCTTTGCGCCTGTGCCTCTCTCCGACACTGACCCGTCTGCGGCTGCCAAGAAGATCTCCAAGAGCTCCAAGTCACGGGGATTCTGCTGCTAA